One genomic region from Deltaproteobacteria bacterium encodes:
- the htpX gene encoding zinc metalloprotease HtpX codes for MSNTLKTGLLLAVLTALFLLIGDAMGGQSGMVMAFVLAVLMNFGAYWFSDRIVLRMYRAREVSEAEAGYLHGIVRRLSLAAGLPMPKVYIIPTDSPNAFATGRDPQHAAVAVTEGILRMLSPDELEGVLAHELAHVRNRDILVGTIAATLAGAVMMLARFAQFAAIFGGAGRDRDDDRGGVLGMLFMAIVAPLGAMLIQMAVSRSREFLADETGAKICGKPLSLALALEKISGVNRQVPMEATPATAHMFIVSPLTGGGLLSLFSTHPPVEKRVERLRSMAAAR; via the coding sequence ATGAGCAACACGCTGAAGACAGGATTGCTGCTGGCGGTATTGACCGCACTGTTCCTTCTCATCGGCGATGCCATGGGAGGGCAGAGCGGCATGGTTATGGCCTTCGTGCTGGCCGTGCTGATGAATTTCGGAGCGTATTGGTTCTCCGACAGGATCGTACTGCGCATGTACCGGGCGCGGGAGGTTTCCGAGGCGGAAGCCGGGTACCTGCACGGGATCGTCCGGCGCTTGAGCCTCGCCGCCGGCCTGCCCATGCCCAAGGTTTACATAATTCCTACGGATTCACCCAACGCGTTCGCAACCGGCCGGGACCCGCAGCACGCGGCGGTGGCTGTCACGGAAGGCATCCTCAGGATGCTTTCGCCCGACGAACTGGAAGGCGTGCTGGCGCACGAACTTGCCCACGTCCGGAACCGGGACATCCTCGTCGGAACGATCGCGGCGACTCTGGCCGGCGCCGTGATGATGCTCGCACGGTTCGCGCAGTTCGCCGCGATCTTCGGCGGAGCCGGCCGCGACCGGGACGACGACCGCGGAGGAGTGCTGGGGATGCTGTTCATGGCGATCGTGGCGCCGCTCGGAGCGATGCTCATCCAGATGGCCGTCTCCCGTTCGCGGGAGTTCCTGGCGGACGAGACCGGCGCGAAGATCTGCGGGAAACCTCTGTCGCTGGCGCTCGCGCTGGAAAAGATATCGGGCGTCAACCGGCAGGTCCCGATGGAAGCGACGCCGGCGACCGCCCACATGTTCATCGTCAGCCCCTTGACGGGCGGCGGTCTGCTTTCCCTTTTCAGCACGCATCCGCCGGTGGAAAAGCGTGTGGAACGGCTGCGGTCCATGGCGGCGGCGCGATGA
- the dnaK gene encoding molecular chaperone DnaK yields the protein MAKIIGIDLGTTNSVVAVMEGGEPKVIINEEGSRLTPSVVAFGKGGEILVGQVAKRQAVLNAENTVFSIKRFMGRRYEEVNEEMKLVPYKVIRGSSQDARVSADGKEYTPPQISAMVLGKLKKAAETYLGEEVKKAVITVPAYFNDSQRQATKDAGTIAGLEVLRIINEPTAAALAYGLDKKKNELIAVFDFGGGTFDISILEVGDNVVEVKATNGDTHLGGDNIDQRIIEWIVSEFKRDQGIDLSKDRTALQRLKEASEKAKIELSSVLETEISLPFVTADATGPKHLQLKLTRARFEQMVQDILDRALKPCEMAIRDAGIAVNKIDEVVLVGGSTRIPKVVQMVKSFFGRDPHQGVNPDEVVAAGAAVQAGVLGGEVKDILLLDVTPLSLGIETLGGVMTKLIDRNTTIPVRKSEFFTTAADGQTSVEVHVLQGEREMAAANRTLGRFHLEGIPAAPRGIPKIEVTFDIDANGILHVNAKDTATGKEQKITITASTGLNKEDIDKMVKEAESHSEEDRKRKAVIEARNHLDSLIYNTEKTIGENKEKLPAEVVSKVEAAVAEAKESLKSEDAAALNAASEKLMKEAHAMAEKLYQAASSAPPPGGGTPPEDAGGKKGPEGDVVEAEYEDPGKK from the coding sequence ATGGCGAAAATCATCGGGATCGACCTCGGGACGACGAATTCGGTCGTGGCCGTCATGGAAGGCGGGGAGCCCAAGGTCATCATCAACGAGGAAGGAAGCCGCCTCACGCCGTCGGTGGTGGCCTTCGGAAAAGGGGGCGAGATCCTCGTCGGCCAGGTGGCGAAACGCCAGGCGGTCCTGAATGCCGAAAACACCGTCTTTTCCATCAAGCGGTTCATGGGCCGCAGGTACGAGGAGGTAAACGAGGAGATGAAGCTCGTTCCCTACAAGGTGATTCGCGGCTCCAGCCAGGATGCGCGCGTGTCCGCCGACGGGAAGGAGTATACCCCGCCGCAGATCTCCGCGATGGTGCTCGGCAAGCTGAAGAAAGCGGCGGAGACGTACCTCGGCGAGGAGGTGAAGAAGGCCGTCATCACGGTGCCCGCCTACTTCAACGATTCCCAGCGGCAGGCGACCAAGGACGCGGGGACGATCGCGGGACTGGAAGTGCTTCGGATCATCAACGAGCCGACGGCGGCCGCTCTCGCCTACGGTCTCGACAAGAAGAAGAACGAGCTGATCGCGGTGTTCGACTTCGGCGGCGGCACATTCGACATTTCCATCCTCGAGGTCGGCGACAACGTGGTCGAGGTGAAGGCCACCAACGGGGACACGCACCTGGGCGGCGATAATATCGACCAGCGGATCATCGAGTGGATCGTTTCGGAGTTCAAGAGGGACCAGGGGATCGACCTTTCGAAGGACCGCACCGCGTTGCAACGCCTGAAGGAGGCCTCGGAGAAGGCGAAGATCGAGCTGTCATCGGTGCTGGAGACCGAGATCAGCCTCCCGTTCGTCACCGCAGACGCCACCGGGCCGAAACACCTGCAGCTCAAGCTCACCCGCGCGCGGTTCGAGCAGATGGTTCAGGACATCCTGGACAGGGCGCTCAAGCCCTGCGAGATGGCGATACGCGATGCGGGGATCGCCGTGAACAAGATCGACGAGGTCGTGCTGGTCGGAGGCTCCACGCGGATACCGAAGGTCGTGCAGATGGTGAAGAGTTTCTTCGGGAGGGACCCGCACCAGGGGGTCAACCCTGATGAAGTCGTCGCCGCGGGCGCAGCGGTGCAGGCCGGTGTCCTCGGCGGCGAGGTGAAGGACATCCTGCTGCTTGACGTGACCCCTCTTTCGCTGGGGATAGAAACGCTGGGCGGCGTCATGACGAAGCTCATCGACCGGAACACGACGATCCCGGTCCGCAAGAGCGAATTCTTCACCACAGCGGCTGACGGGCAGACGAGCGTGGAAGTCCACGTCCTTCAGGGCGAGCGGGAGATGGCCGCCGCCAATCGGACCCTGGGCAGGTTCCACCTTGAGGGGATTCCGGCAGCGCCGCGCGGCATCCCGAAGATCGAGGTGACTTTCGACATCGACGCCAACGGCATCCTGCACGTCAACGCCAAGGACACCGCCACGGGAAAGGAGCAGAAGATCACGATCACCGCTTCCACCGGTCTGAACAAGGAGGACATCGACAAGATGGTCAAGGAGGCCGAATCGCATTCCGAGGAAGACAGGAAACGGAAAGCTGTGATCGAGGCCAGGAACCATCTCGATTCCCTGATATACAACACGGAGAAGACGATCGGGGAGAACAAGGAAAAATTGCCGGCCGAGGTGGTTTCGAAGGTCGAGGCCGCAGTGGCGGAGGCGAAGGAGTCGCTCAAATCCGAGGATGCGGCGGCGCTGAACGCCGCTTCGGAAAAACTGATGAAAGAGGCCCACGCCATGGCGGAAAAGCTCTACCAGGCGGCATCCTCCGCTCCTCCTCCGGGAGGCGGGACGCCGCCGGAGGACGCAGGCGGGAAGAAGGGGCCCGAAGGCGACGTGGTGGAAGCGGAGTACGAAGACCCGGGCAAGAAGTAA
- a CDS encoding J domain-containing protein translates to MDPKKNYYEVLGLPESAKDEDIKKAFRRLAKKYHPDVNPGDKTAESRFKEINEANEVLSDRKKRGEYDALRKSVFSGGRGGPFGWQGGFDFKPGGRVHHAETVDFDEILGDILRGAGAGFSAEGVQGRDIHLELPVEFLDMAHGAVREIRYGRARPCAACGGSGQSGRRGCASCYGSGTKEAEERIKVKIPAGAQDGSKIRAAGKGEEKPGPGMNGDLVITLRMIPHPYFRREGNDVLLDVPIHYSEAVKGAKIQIPTIDGPVTVSIPPGSGSGRKLRLKGKGILAPGTTSRGDQYVILQVAVPALHTAELLDLVDRIKAFEDPDLRSGWN, encoded by the coding sequence ATGGATCCGAAGAAAAACTATTACGAGGTCCTCGGACTGCCGGAAAGCGCGAAGGACGAGGATATCAAGAAGGCATTCCGGCGCCTGGCGAAGAAATATCACCCGGACGTCAACCCGGGGGACAAGACGGCGGAGTCCAGGTTCAAGGAGATAAACGAGGCGAACGAAGTCTTAAGCGACCGGAAGAAGCGGGGAGAGTACGACGCCTTGCGGAAGAGCGTTTTTTCCGGGGGGCGCGGCGGCCCGTTCGGGTGGCAAGGGGGCTTCGACTTCAAGCCGGGAGGGCGGGTCCATCACGCCGAGACGGTCGATTTCGACGAGATTCTCGGGGACATCCTCCGCGGCGCCGGCGCCGGTTTTTCCGCGGAGGGGGTCCAGGGGCGTGACATACATCTGGAATTGCCCGTTGAATTCCTGGATATGGCTCACGGAGCGGTACGTGAAATCCGTTACGGGCGGGCACGCCCATGCGCGGCGTGCGGAGGGTCGGGACAGTCCGGGCGGAGAGGCTGCGCAAGCTGCTACGGCTCGGGAACGAAGGAAGCGGAGGAAAGGATAAAGGTAAAGATCCCGGCCGGAGCGCAGGACGGTTCGAAGATCCGCGCGGCGGGGAAAGGCGAGGAAAAGCCGGGGCCGGGCATGAACGGCGACCTCGTGATCACGCTCAGGATGATCCCTCACCCCTATTTCCGGAGGGAAGGAAACGACGTCCTCCTGGACGTCCCGATCCACTACTCGGAAGCGGTGAAAGGAGCGAAGATCCAGATACCGACGATCGACGGTCCGGTGACGGTCTCGATCCCTCCCGGGTCCGGTAGCGGCCGGAAACTTCGGCTCAAGGGGAAGGGGATCCTCGCTCCCGGGACGACGTCGCGTGGAGACCAGTACGTTATATTGCAGGTTGCGGTGCCGGCATTACACACGGCGGAATTGCTCGATCTGGTGGACCGGATCAAGGCCTTCGAGGATCCTGATTTGAGGAGCGGCTGGAACTGA
- a CDS encoding ATP-dependent Clp protease ATP-binding subunit — protein sequence MMEISFYREKLSESGHRVLNASIEESQRRHHYYLGLEHLFIAFAEQEKPLFRELMNTIGLNVEAVLYSVNEHLNISRQYLGVGLKVPPATKQVFRVAWETAQRNRRAQIDASDLFLGIFHEIHSIPARILKSYGVDPALALSRFASQLRTREEKVEEFRKRYELPANLRTFGVNLNLLAREGKIPPIIGREREIDQIIEYLCHKDRSNSVMIIGDPGVGKTAVAEGLAMRLEYEPHRVPERLRESQIVNLQMNTVVAGTVFRGMFEDRIEKVIAEVRERKNIILFVDEAHTLIGAGSAMGVPSDAANIFKSSLARGEVQIIGATTVTEYKEIIQEDEALARRFRVVKIEEPTIDETREILFGLKPRLEVNYGVEIRDDAIDLALSMSDRYARSLRLPDKVINWIDTACVRVEIRGGEEKVVGPRDVLGVISDETRTPVDIVQRDVVDRFRDIEEKIARRLVGQKEAIAAVAKALRLNKGPLKANLFRPDGVLLFLGPTGVGKTEMAKALAEYLFGDERHMVRVDMSEYRDGALAVDKLIGMPRGIVGSERGGILTNQVRDNPYTVVLLDEIEKADSHVHNLFLQVFDEGWLTDGRGKKVYFSDAIIVMTSNLGAEELAKLTRPLGFADGAENFEPIRKGVVKAVENRFSPEFINRLDEVIVFSPLSMDEVRTIAALYLDQIRKTMAREGKALSVSDAALSALARAGFSVKYGARFLKRHIDEKVKMPVTLHWKESDQFFVEEAGGEVIVITQKVPI from the coding sequence ATGATGGAAATATCGTTCTACCGGGAAAAACTGTCCGAATCCGGGCATCGCGTGCTGAACGCGTCGATAGAGGAATCGCAGCGGCGGCATCACTATTACCTGGGGCTCGAACACCTGTTCATCGCCTTCGCGGAGCAGGAAAAACCGTTGTTCCGCGAGCTCATGAACACGATCGGCCTGAACGTGGAGGCGGTGCTCTATTCGGTGAACGAGCACCTGAACATATCGCGCCAGTACCTCGGTGTGGGGTTGAAGGTCCCCCCGGCGACGAAGCAGGTCTTCCGCGTCGCGTGGGAAACGGCGCAGCGGAACCGCCGCGCCCAGATCGACGCGTCGGATCTCTTCCTGGGGATTTTCCACGAGATCCACTCGATTCCCGCGCGCATCCTCAAGTCCTACGGCGTGGACCCCGCACTCGCCCTTTCCCGTTTCGCGTCGCAACTGCGCACGCGGGAAGAGAAGGTCGAGGAGTTCCGCAAGCGGTACGAACTCCCGGCGAATCTCCGGACCTTCGGCGTGAACCTGAACCTGCTCGCCCGTGAAGGGAAGATCCCGCCGATCATAGGGCGCGAGCGGGAGATAGACCAGATAATCGAGTACCTCTGCCACAAGGACCGGAGCAATTCGGTGATGATCATCGGCGACCCGGGCGTGGGGAAGACCGCGGTCGCGGAAGGGCTGGCGATGCGGCTGGAGTACGAGCCGCACAGGGTGCCCGAGCGGCTGCGGGAGAGCCAGATCGTTAACCTCCAGATGAACACCGTGGTCGCGGGAACCGTCTTCCGGGGTATGTTCGAGGACCGGATCGAAAAGGTGATCGCGGAGGTCCGCGAGAGGAAGAACATTATCCTGTTCGTCGACGAGGCGCACACGCTGATCGGGGCCGGGTCCGCGATGGGGGTCCCCTCCGACGCGGCGAACATCTTCAAGTCCAGCCTGGCCCGTGGAGAAGTGCAGATCATCGGGGCCACTACGGTCACCGAATACAAGGAGATCATCCAGGAGGACGAGGCGCTGGCCCGCCGGTTCCGTGTGGTGAAGATCGAGGAGCCTACGATCGACGAGACCAGGGAGATCCTTTTCGGGCTCAAGCCCCGGCTCGAGGTCAACTACGGCGTGGAGATCCGGGACGATGCCATAGACCTGGCGCTCTCGATGTCCGACCGGTACGCGCGTTCACTCCGGCTGCCCGACAAGGTGATCAACTGGATCGACACGGCGTGCGTCCGCGTCGAGATCCGCGGCGGGGAGGAGAAGGTCGTAGGCCCCAGGGACGTCCTCGGGGTCATCTCCGACGAGACGAGGACGCCGGTCGATATCGTGCAGAGGGACGTCGTCGACCGATTCCGCGACATCGAAGAGAAGATCGCGCGGCGGCTGGTCGGCCAGAAGGAGGCGATCGCGGCCGTGGCGAAGGCGCTGCGGCTCAACAAGGGACCACTGAAGGCGAATCTCTTCAGACCCGACGGCGTGCTGCTTTTCCTGGGGCCCACCGGCGTGGGGAAGACGGAGATGGCGAAGGCGCTGGCGGAGTACCTTTTCGGCGACGAGCGCCACATGGTGCGGGTCGACATGTCGGAATACCGGGACGGGGCGCTGGCGGTGGACAAGCTGATCGGCATGCCCCGGGGAATCGTCGGATCTGAGCGGGGAGGAATCCTCACGAACCAGGTGCGGGACAACCCCTATACCGTTGTGCTGCTGGACGAGATCGAGAAGGCCGATTCCCACGTACACAACCTTTTCCTGCAGGTGTTCGACGAGGGATGGCTCACGGACGGGCGCGGCAAGAAGGTCTACTTCTCCGACGCGATCATCGTCATGACGAGCAACCTGGGGGCGGAGGAGCTTGCGAAGCTCACCCGTCCGCTGGGGTTTGCCGACGGTGCGGAAAATTTCGAGCCGATCCGCAAGGGGGTCGTAAAGGCGGTCGAGAACCGGTTCAGCCCCGAGTTCATCAACCGGCTCGACGAGGTGATAGTCTTCTCTCCGCTTTCCATGGATGAGGTAAGGACCATCGCCGCGCTGTACCTCGACCAGATCCGGAAAACGATGGCCCGCGAAGGGAAGGCTCTGTCCGTGAGCGACGCCGCGCTCTCGGCGCTGGCGCGCGCCGGGTTCAGCGTGAAGTACGGAGCGCGGTTCCTCAAGCGGCACATCGACGAGAAAGTGAAGATGCCCGTAACGCTGCATTGGAAGGAATCCGACCAGTTCTTCGTCGAGGAAGCCGGCGGCGAGGTGATCGTCATCACGCAAAAGGTGCCCATCTGA
- a CDS encoding response regulator has protein sequence MGTHRVVLITDTGADDFGTMRSLLGALSEAGAMTELFTDGSAGLRSAIRGGTDLLVVDLDTPSLGGLEAMIEIGRIASRIPVLLLGAEDSRSRRMWAVGAGVTSYVTKPCDGQVLLRFIAKVLREA, from the coding sequence ATGGGGACGCACAGGGTGGTGCTCATAACGGACACGGGCGCGGACGATTTCGGCACCATGAGATCGCTGCTCGGCGCGTTGTCCGAAGCGGGAGCGATGACGGAGTTGTTCACCGACGGGTCCGCGGGACTCAGGAGCGCCATCCGTGGTGGAACCGACCTGCTGGTGGTCGATCTCGACACCCCGTCGCTGGGTGGCCTGGAGGCGATGATCGAGATCGGGCGGATCGCGTCGCGCATACCGGTGCTTCTGCTCGGCGCGGAGGACAGCCGGTCCCGCAGGATGTGGGCGGTCGGGGCGGGCGTCACGAGCTACGTCACAAAACCGTGCGACGGACAGGTTCTGTTGCGGTTCATCGCGAAAGTGCTTAGAGAAGCCTGA
- a CDS encoding Hsp20/alpha crystallin family protein: MAIVRWWDPLRDLSGIQDKMNQLFEDTFSRTRGREEALGKGMWTPAVDIFETEEAVMVKAEIPGLERDQIAVEVKDGILTLHGERKFEKEVKEENYHRIERSYGTFHRSFSLPSSVEQDRISAKFKDGVLEVTLPKKERAKPKQIKVDVK, translated from the coding sequence ATGGCGATCGTGCGTTGGTGGGACCCCTTGAGGGACCTCTCCGGCATCCAGGACAAGATGAACCAGCTCTTCGAGGATACGTTCTCCCGAACCCGCGGGCGCGAAGAGGCGCTCGGGAAAGGGATGTGGACGCCCGCCGTGGACATCTTCGAGACGGAAGAGGCCGTCATGGTGAAGGCGGAAATCCCCGGCTTGGAGAGGGACCAGATCGCGGTCGAGGTCAAGGACGGCATCCTGACCCTGCACGGCGAGCGCAAGTTCGAGAAGGAGGTCAAGGAGGAGAACTACCACCGCATCGAGCGGTCCTACGGCACGTTCCATCGCTCCTTTTCACTCCCCTCGTCCGTCGAGCAGGACAGGATCAGCGCGAAATTCAAGGACGGGGTCCTCGAGGTGACCTTGCCCAAAAAGGAACGTGCCAAGCCCAAGCAGATCAAGGTGGATGTGAAGTAG